In Acaryochloris marina S15, a single genomic region encodes these proteins:
- a CDS encoding WecB/TagA/CpsF family glycosyltransferase, which translates to MVPTTMKTTGDVKWILKSRIDITSYTDACDRIQVLAETQTSSYIIAANVHVVMTGVWQSEYQKIINEATLVTPDGMPLVWVMRQLGSDSQSRVYGPDLMLAWCERAAEKNLPIYLYGGTEDMLKKLTENLNQKFPTLEIAGFYSPPFRPLTPEEEQQDCDRINASGASVVFVALGCPKQEQWMARQQGRINAVMIGVGAAFSFHSGEVKQSPRWMMQLGLEWLYRFCVEPRRLWRRYLINNPMFILLVSQQLLKHKFQRQQKQA; encoded by the coding sequence ATGGTTCCAACCACAATGAAGACAACTGGAGACGTCAAATGGATATTGAAAAGTAGGATTGACATCACTAGCTATACTGACGCTTGCGATCGCATCCAAGTATTGGCCGAAACCCAAACCTCTAGCTACATAATTGCCGCCAACGTCCACGTCGTCATGACAGGGGTCTGGCAATCCGAGTATCAAAAAATTATCAACGAAGCCACTTTGGTGACACCTGATGGCATGCCCTTAGTTTGGGTTATGCGGCAATTAGGAAGTGACAGCCAATCTAGAGTTTACGGGCCAGACTTAATGTTGGCTTGGTGTGAGCGAGCAGCTGAGAAAAACCTTCCCATATACCTATATGGAGGGACCGAAGATATGCTCAAAAAACTAACCGAGAATTTGAATCAAAAATTCCCCACCTTGGAAATAGCAGGTTTCTATTCGCCTCCCTTTCGGCCATTAACTCCAGAAGAGGAACAGCAAGATTGCGATCGCATCAACGCATCAGGTGCATCGGTTGTTTTTGTTGCCCTTGGTTGCCCCAAGCAAGAACAATGGATGGCTCGTCAACAGGGCAGAATAAACGCCGTGATGATTGGTGTAGGAGCTGCATTCAGTTTCCATAGTGGTGAAGTTAAGCAGTCTCCCCGATGGATGATGCAGCTCGGTCTAGAGTGGTTGTACCGATTTTGCGTTGAGCCGCGAAGACTTTGGCGTCGTTATCTAATCAACAACCCCATGTTTATACTTCTAGTGAGTCAACAGTTGCTTAAACACAAATTCCAACGCCAACAAAAACAAGCTTAG